A window from Opitutia bacterium ISCC 52 encodes these proteins:
- a CDS encoding c-type cytochrome, whose product MSLLPFGLGAQETYESETDLPSGIKPSLSPPRSPEVALQSFVLVDGFNIELVASEPTIEDPVLIDWDIHGRMWVCEMRGFMMDIDATDQFEKNGRISILEDTDRDGQMDKATRFLDDLVLPRAMRVFQEGLLVAEHDKLWFVSDADGDLVPDGKELIDAEYATHGSVEHRPNGLLIGLDNWIYNSRSNKRYKRVDGAWVTEATENRGQWGITQDDYGRLFYNFHWSQLHADIAPPNTLTRNPHFKPTLSANATVSTDQFVYPIRMNTAINRGYRPGVLDTEGKLIRFASACSPWIYRGDAFPSHFKGDAFVCAPAANTIKHNLIVDKGLTVSGVNAYPDRDFLASTDERFRPVSLSGGPDGALYVVDMYRGIIQQADFMTPFLRRESERRKLEQPINLGRIYRIQSNSHDGNSLPDFNKLAPEQWVELLKHNNGWVRDKAQQWLVWERPEKAIAPLKALANGSDSLAAIHALWALDGMGIDTLELSLNLINHSHDKIAIHARAVAARQAKSGANAKQISAALSKIKTENVERTFHRVLALDEFDHQASHQPRLQIATQHHENPHIREALLSGLEKQELHFLDQLLHLEEWSQESSSKKLLIQELAAAALRRENSIEVGHLFQLALGSSWQAAAIREGLLIALLERDKPLQFPKSPGIKDPRFLTYLQWPGNQPSTRKEKSATALSSKEKALFAKGQTIYGSLCASCHGANGEGIIMLAPPLVNSEWVTGHPDRLARILLHGLEGSIDVNGKTYQSPKILPSMPPIGMMSNDELAATMTYIRRAWNHSASPVTSRDIQRNRDLTAAQTGAYQVSELIDFSDN is encoded by the coding sequence ATGTCCCTCCTGCCCTTCGGTCTGGGTGCGCAGGAAACATACGAATCAGAAACAGACTTACCATCGGGGATAAAGCCGTCGCTCTCCCCTCCTCGTTCGCCGGAGGTGGCCCTTCAAAGCTTTGTGCTCGTCGACGGCTTCAACATTGAGCTGGTGGCTTCGGAACCGACGATTGAGGATCCGGTACTTATAGATTGGGATATCCACGGACGCATGTGGGTCTGCGAAATGCGGGGATTCATGATGGATATCGATGCCACCGATCAATTTGAAAAAAACGGTCGTATTTCCATTTTGGAAGACACGGATAGAGATGGCCAGATGGACAAAGCAACTCGGTTCCTCGACGACTTGGTTTTGCCGCGTGCCATGCGCGTATTTCAAGAAGGCCTATTGGTGGCAGAGCATGACAAGCTTTGGTTCGTGTCAGACGCAGATGGAGATCTCGTTCCAGATGGTAAAGAGTTGATCGATGCCGAGTATGCGACTCATGGCAGCGTTGAACACCGACCCAACGGGCTACTTATCGGGTTAGATAATTGGATCTATAATTCCCGCTCGAACAAACGCTACAAACGTGTTGATGGAGCTTGGGTGACCGAGGCTACAGAGAACCGCGGACAATGGGGAATCACCCAGGACGACTACGGAAGACTCTTCTACAATTTTCACTGGTCGCAATTGCATGCCGATATAGCTCCTCCTAACACCCTGACTCGAAACCCCCATTTCAAACCCACCCTTTCGGCCAACGCCACGGTATCCACAGATCAGTTTGTTTATCCGATTCGCATGAACACTGCGATCAACCGTGGTTATCGACCTGGCGTTTTGGATACAGAAGGGAAACTGATTCGTTTCGCCTCAGCCTGCTCGCCCTGGATCTATCGAGGTGATGCATTCCCCAGTCATTTCAAGGGCGATGCCTTCGTCTGTGCCCCAGCAGCCAATACCATTAAGCATAATCTGATCGTCGATAAAGGGCTGACCGTTTCAGGCGTCAACGCCTACCCGGATCGCGATTTCCTGGCCTCGACTGATGAACGTTTTCGCCCGGTTTCACTCTCTGGCGGACCTGACGGGGCCCTTTACGTTGTGGATATGTATCGAGGTATTATCCAACAAGCGGACTTCATGACTCCTTTCCTTCGTCGCGAGAGTGAACGACGCAAACTGGAGCAACCTATCAACCTCGGGCGCATCTACCGGATCCAGTCGAATAGCCATGACGGAAATAGCCTTCCAGACTTTAACAAACTCGCTCCTGAGCAGTGGGTCGAACTACTCAAACACAACAACGGTTGGGTGAGAGATAAGGCTCAGCAGTGGCTCGTTTGGGAACGTCCTGAAAAAGCCATTGCACCTCTTAAAGCATTGGCAAATGGATCCGACTCACTGGCAGCCATTCACGCACTCTGGGCTTTGGACGGTATGGGTATTGATACCCTCGAGCTTTCACTAAATTTAATCAACCATTCCCACGATAAAATCGCCATCCACGCTCGTGCAGTGGCCGCTCGCCAAGCAAAGAGTGGTGCCAATGCCAAACAAATCTCGGCCGCCCTTTCGAAGATTAAAACGGAAAACGTCGAACGCACCTTTCATCGTGTGCTGGCATTGGACGAATTTGATCATCAGGCAAGCCATCAACCTCGATTACAGATTGCGACCCAACACCATGAGAATCCTCACATTCGTGAAGCATTACTGAGTGGTTTAGAAAAACAAGAGCTTCATTTCCTGGACCAGCTACTTCACCTCGAAGAATGGAGTCAGGAATCCTCTAGCAAAAAACTGCTTATCCAGGAACTGGCTGCAGCTGCCCTGCGTCGAGAAAACTCCATTGAGGTCGGTCATTTATTTCAACTGGCTCTCGGAAGCAGCTGGCAGGCTGCTGCGATTCGAGAAGGCCTACTCATCGCATTGCTCGAACGCGATAAGCCACTGCAGTTTCCCAAATCTCCGGGAATCAAAGACCCTCGTTTCCTGACTTACTTACAATGGCCGGGAAATCAGCCTTCCACTCGCAAAGAGAAATCCGCCACAGCACTCTCCTCCAAAGAGAAAGCACTTTTCGCCAAAGGACAGACGATCTACGGCAGCCTTTGCGCATCCTGCCACGGAGCCAACGGGGAAGGCATTATTATGTTAGCACCGCCTCTCGTAAACTCCGAATGGGTCACCGGCCATCCCGATCGTCTCGCCCGCATTTTATTACATGGGCTCGAAGGTTCCATCGATGTG
- a CDS encoding arylsulfatase, whose product MAGDSFAVGAGLSRDPFVKPRNNRGIKPLLQLFSLLALCSPLFAAEPPPSPNILLIVADDLGYSDLGSFGGEIDTPNLDSLAANGVRLTQFYNTGRCCPSRASILTGQYPHKVDLGHMTIDLERPGYRGRVSEDAQTIAEVLKPAGYRSFIAGKWHLGTDDPTQHGFEEFYGTLTSAKRFFDPDHILRRPEGRTGRPYAEGEFYATDAITYHALDFLDLARETPDQPWFLYLAHPAPHFPLHAPKEEIAKYADRYSEGWDVLREERLSRMKDLGIVDGSTELSPRSPWWNYGETETGFNPAWDAIDEPGRKEDLARRMAIYAAMVDRMDQQIGRVLENLKANGEFENTLIVFTSDNGACAEWDWRGFDERSSNINHLHEDLDSMGGSGTFHSVGSAWSNVSNTPWRMYKHYNYEGGINSPGIIHWPAQLSGRAGQLFHSPTHIIDLMPTIVAATGVKYEGQLPMPGEDLVAQLDSDPSAFRTLYFEHESNRAIREGNWKLVALKYQPWELYNMTTLRTEGKDVSEKYHDVVSRLSSKWDTWAEENHVTPLPKDYKVKYLPKIE is encoded by the coding sequence ATGGCTGGAGATTCTTTTGCTGTAGGAGCGGGTTTATCCCGCGATCCCTTTGTAAAGCCTCGAAACAATCGGGGCATCAAGCCCCTCCTACAGTTGTTCAGCCTATTGGCTCTCTGCTCTCCGCTCTTCGCTGCGGAGCCTCCGCCTTCGCCCAACATCCTCCTTATCGTCGCCGATGACCTTGGCTACAGTGACCTCGGTTCCTTCGGTGGTGAAATCGACACGCCCAACTTGGACAGTCTGGCTGCGAATGGCGTTCGGCTGACTCAATTCTATAATACAGGCCGCTGTTGTCCATCTCGTGCCAGTATCCTGACAGGTCAGTATCCGCATAAGGTCGACCTGGGGCACATGACAATCGATCTTGAGCGACCTGGTTATCGCGGGCGTGTATCAGAGGATGCCCAGACTATAGCCGAGGTGTTAAAGCCAGCCGGTTACCGATCTTTTATTGCGGGTAAGTGGCATCTTGGTACGGACGATCCGACGCAACATGGATTCGAAGAATTCTACGGAACCCTCACCAGTGCCAAACGTTTCTTTGATCCGGATCATATCCTGAGAAGGCCGGAAGGCCGAACGGGCAGGCCATACGCCGAAGGTGAATTTTATGCCACCGATGCCATTACGTATCATGCATTGGATTTTCTGGATCTCGCTCGTGAGACACCGGATCAACCTTGGTTTTTATATTTAGCGCACCCGGCCCCGCACTTTCCCCTACACGCCCCGAAAGAGGAGATCGCCAAATATGCCGATCGTTATTCAGAGGGGTGGGACGTACTTCGTGAAGAGCGCTTGTCCCGCATGAAGGATTTGGGGATTGTCGATGGATCCACCGAATTAAGTCCTCGGTCACCGTGGTGGAACTACGGCGAAACGGAAACCGGTTTCAACCCGGCCTGGGATGCGATTGATGAACCTGGTCGAAAGGAAGATCTGGCCCGACGTATGGCCATCTATGCCGCCATGGTCGATCGCATGGATCAACAAATCGGCCGGGTGTTGGAAAACCTTAAAGCCAATGGCGAGTTTGAGAATACCTTGATCGTGTTTACCTCCGATAACGGCGCCTGTGCCGAGTGGGACTGGCGGGGCTTTGACGAGCGCTCCAGTAATATTAACCACCTGCATGAAGACCTGGATAGCATGGGTGGTTCCGGAACGTTTCATAGTGTGGGTTCCGCTTGGTCGAATGTCTCGAACACGCCTTGGCGGATGTACAAGCATTATAACTACGAGGGAGGTATCAACTCCCCCGGCATCATTCATTGGCCAGCTCAGTTGTCGGGAAGGGCAGGGCAATTGTTTCATAGCCCGACGCACATCATTGACCTAATGCCGACCATCGTCGCTGCAACAGGTGTGAAATATGAAGGCCAACTCCCCATGCCCGGGGAGGACTTGGTGGCACAACTGGATTCCGATCCTTCCGCTTTCCGAACCCTTTACTTCGAACACGAAAGCAACCGAGCGATTCGTGAAGGAAACTGGAAGCTGGTCGCATTGAAGTATCAGCCTTGGGAACTCTACAATATGACCACCCTTCGCACTGAAGGAAAAGATGTCTCAGAAAAATACCACGACGTGGTATCGCGACTCAGTTCCAAGTGGGACACCTGGGCAGAAGAGAATCACGTGACGCCGTTACCGAAAGATTACAAAGTCAAATATTTGCCGAAGATTGAATGA
- a CDS encoding sulfatase: MLSLSWAGVSHAKTPNILFIFADDHTIQAIGAYESWLQDFAQAHDLTPNLDRLAEQGAIFDNSFCGNSICGPSRATILTGKHSNANGFYGNNPELKPKDGFDGSQWTFPKELQKAGYNTGIFGKWHLGSEPTGFDEWKVIPGQGSYYNPDFRTPDGMIQIPGHSTQAITNLSIEFLKKQSDDSPFLLMCQFKAPHRTWMPDTDQFDYLRDAVIPKPDTLYDIYETRSSPLWHQEMEIGRHMRYEHDLKINPPLVTYDIQNPHYKRLTPEQRKAFDAFYGPRNRSFEAANLTGLELLEFKYEEYIKDYLRCIKEIDDQVGRLLAALDESGTADDTLVIYSADQGFYLGEHGWFDKRWMYEESLRMPLIARWPGKIKPGSKPEALVQNIDYAPTFMEVAGLKSPKNLHGESIVSILKGKTPSNWRESIYYRYYEYPGPHMVARHRGVRDDRYKLMHFYITDEWELFDLEEDPQEINNVYENADYQGIVKRLKKTLEQHEKNYGVPKEDPA, encoded by the coding sequence CTGCTCAGCCTAAGCTGGGCTGGAGTATCCCATGCAAAGACCCCCAATATCCTCTTTATTTTTGCCGATGACCATACCATCCAGGCCATCGGTGCCTACGAGTCCTGGCTGCAGGATTTTGCCCAAGCCCACGACCTAACCCCCAATCTCGACCGCTTGGCTGAGCAAGGAGCAATCTTCGACAACAGCTTTTGTGGCAATTCCATCTGCGGTCCCAGCCGAGCCACCATACTTACCGGCAAGCATAGTAACGCCAACGGGTTTTACGGAAACAATCCAGAGCTGAAGCCAAAGGACGGGTTTGACGGAAGCCAGTGGACCTTTCCCAAGGAGCTACAAAAGGCCGGATATAATACCGGGATTTTTGGCAAATGGCATTTGGGCAGTGAGCCGACCGGCTTCGATGAATGGAAAGTCATCCCGGGACAGGGCAGTTACTATAATCCCGATTTCAGAACACCCGATGGCATGATCCAAATTCCCGGTCATTCCACTCAGGCCATTACCAATTTGAGCATCGAGTTCCTAAAAAAGCAAAGTGATGACTCACCCTTTCTCCTCATGTGCCAATTCAAGGCGCCTCACCGTACCTGGATGCCCGATACGGATCAATTTGACTATCTGCGAGATGCAGTCATTCCCAAACCGGATACGCTCTACGATATTTACGAAACGCGCTCCTCTCCTCTCTGGCATCAGGAAATGGAGATCGGTCGACACATGCGATACGAGCATGACCTCAAAATCAATCCTCCACTCGTCACTTACGACATTCAAAATCCACACTACAAACGCCTGACTCCCGAACAGCGTAAAGCATTCGATGCATTTTATGGCCCACGCAACAGAAGCTTTGAAGCAGCCAACCTGACCGGCCTCGAACTGCTCGAATTTAAATACGAAGAATACATCAAGGACTACCTCCGCTGCATCAAAGAGATCGATGATCAGGTCGGTCGATTGCTTGCTGCGCTCGACGAATCAGGTACGGCCGATGATACGCTCGTCATTTATTCCGCCGACCAGGGATTCTACCTGGGAGAGCACGGCTGGTTCGACAAACGTTGGATGTATGAAGAATCACTCCGCATGCCCCTCATCGCTCGCTGGCCCGGTAAGATCAAACCGGGATCAAAACCTGAAGCCCTCGTTCAGAATATTGACTACGCCCCCACCTTCATGGAAGTAGCTGGACTTAAGTCACCCAAGAATCTCCACGGCGAATCCATCGTTTCAATCCTCAAAGGCAAGACGCCCTCCAACTGGCGTGAGAGTATCTATTACCGTTACTATGAATATCCAGGTCCGCACATGGTGGCCCGCCACCGCGGCGTACGTGACGATCGCTACAAACTCATGCATTTCTACATCACCGACGAGTGGGAGCTCTTCGACCTCGAGGAGGATCCTCAAGAGATCAACAACGTGTATGAGAACGCGGACTATCAGGGAATCGTCAAACGTTTGAAGAAGACTTTAGAACAACATGAGAAGAACTATGGAGTGCCGAAGGAGGATCCGGCGTGA
- a CDS encoding arylsulfatase has product MTRIILITLFSIFSFCGLFAKDPNVLIILVDDFGYGDLKSYNPDSKIPTPHLDQLAAEGMRFTDAHSAGSLCHPSRYGLLTGQLPYRIDYSKWPQHGLIDPERTTVPSLLRGQGYSTAMVGKWHLGFEENGYENPLPGGPVDVGFDNFFGIRASTDIPPYFYIDGDRALVPPIDRIDNNYSDDGWTKIQGAFWREGGISPNLQLEDVLPRFTDEAVGVIRDHAREDSGKPLFLYLAYPAPHTPWLPSPAFHGLTNNMYGDFTAMVDYMIGRVLTALEQSGMKEETLVIFSSDNGPVWYDKDTERYDHASTGGMRGMKGDAYEGGHRMPFIVRWPGEVEAGSVTDQTICFTDVLATIADVTGRTLKEGEGPDSFSFLEALKGNGVKHTDARAPLVLQSARGHFAIRSGKWKYINGLGSGGFSDGFSAAYKAVKPGPNDPTAQLYDMEKDPQETTNLWKKNQSVVKRLAAELDKLVEVQQTREY; this is encoded by the coding sequence ATGACTAGAATTATACTGATTACCCTGTTTTCTATCTTTTCTTTCTGCGGTCTTTTCGCAAAAGACCCCAACGTCCTCATCATTCTGGTGGATGATTTTGGTTACGGAGATCTTAAGAGTTACAATCCGGACTCGAAGATCCCAACGCCGCACCTCGATCAACTGGCCGCGGAAGGCATGCGCTTTACCGATGCCCATTCGGCTGGCTCACTCTGTCACCCGTCACGCTATGGTTTATTGACCGGGCAACTGCCTTACCGCATTGATTATTCGAAGTGGCCTCAGCATGGCCTGATCGATCCTGAGCGAACCACGGTTCCTTCTCTATTGAGGGGGCAGGGTTATAGCACAGCCATGGTCGGGAAATGGCATTTGGGTTTTGAAGAAAATGGTTACGAAAACCCTCTACCAGGTGGACCCGTTGATGTGGGGTTTGACAACTTCTTCGGTATTCGGGCTTCAACGGATATTCCGCCTTACTTTTACATCGATGGAGACCGAGCGCTAGTTCCGCCCATCGATCGGATTGATAATAACTATAGTGATGACGGATGGACTAAGATCCAAGGTGCATTCTGGCGTGAAGGGGGTATCTCACCGAATTTACAATTGGAGGATGTCTTGCCACGCTTCACCGATGAAGCCGTAGGCGTGATTCGTGACCATGCTCGCGAAGATTCGGGTAAACCTCTATTTCTTTACCTTGCTTACCCGGCGCCGCACACGCCGTGGTTGCCATCACCGGCTTTCCATGGACTGACCAACAATATGTATGGAGACTTCACCGCGATGGTCGACTACATGATCGGCCGTGTGCTGACTGCGCTTGAGCAATCCGGCATGAAAGAAGAGACCTTGGTCATCTTCAGTTCTGATAATGGACCCGTTTGGTATGACAAAGATACCGAGCGCTACGACCATGCTTCGACCGGTGGTATGCGCGGAATGAAGGGGGACGCTTACGAAGGTGGACACCGTATGCCATTTATCGTCCGTTGGCCGGGTGAAGTGGAAGCGGGTTCGGTAACAGACCAGACCATTTGTTTTACGGATGTCCTCGCTACCATCGCCGATGTCACGGGCCGAACGTTGAAAGAAGGTGAAGGTCCCGATAGTTTTTCATTTCTCGAAGCGCTCAAAGGCAATGGTGTAAAGCACACCGATGCTCGCGCTCCTCTCGTCCTCCAATCTGCTCGTGGCCATTTTGCCATTCGCTCCGGTAAATGGAAATACATCAATGGTCTTGGCTCCGGTGGTTTCTCAGATGGATTCAGTGCTGCCTACAAAGCAGTAAAGCCAGGTCCGAACGACCCCACCGCCCAATTATACGACATGGAAAAAGACCCCCAGGAGACCACCAATCTTTGGAAGAAAAATCAGAGTGTAGTGAAGCGCTTAGCCGCAGAACTCGATAAGCTCGTCGAAGTCCAACAGACTCGGGAGTATTGA